The Budorcas taxicolor isolate Tak-1 chromosome 2, Takin1.1, whole genome shotgun sequence genome window below encodes:
- the TRIM72 gene encoding tripartite motif-containing protein 72, giving the protein MSAAPGLLHQELSCPLCLQLFDAPVTAECGHSFCRACLSRVAGEPAEDGTVLCPSCQAPTRPQALSTNLQLARLVEGLAQVPQGHCEEHLDPLSIYCEQDRVLVCGVCASLGSHRGHRLLPAAEAHARLKTQLPQQKIQLQEACMRKEKSVALLEHQLLEVEETVRQFRGAVGEQLGKMRLFLAALEGSLDREAERVRGEAGVALRRELGSLNSYLEQLRQMEKVLEEVADKPQTEFLMKYCLVTSRLQKILAESPPPARLDIQLPIISDDFKFQVWRKMFRALMPALQELTFDPSTAHPSLVLSNSGRRVECSEQKAPPAGEDPRQFDKAVAVVTHQLLSEGEHYWEVEVGDKPRWALGVIGAQAGRRGRLQAVPSQGLWLLGLRDGKILEAHVEAKEPRALRTPERRPTRIGIYLSFGDGVLSFYDASDPDALELLFAFHERLPGPVYPFFDVCWHDKGKNAQPLLLVGPDVGGGSGSGSEA; this is encoded by the exons ATGTCGGCCGCGCCCGGCCTCCTGCACCAGGAGCTGTCCTGCCCGCTGTGCCTGCAGCTGTTCGACGCGCCCGTAACGGCCGAGTGTGGCCACAGCTTCTGTCGCGCCTGCCTGAGCCGCGTGGCCGGGGAGCCGGCGGAGGACGGCACGGTGCTCTGCCCGAGCTGCCAGGCCCCTACGCGGCCGCAGGCGCTCAGCACCAACCTGCAGCTGGCGCGTCTGGTGGAGGGGCTGGCGCAGGTGCCGCAGGGCCACTGCGAGGAGCACCTGGACCCCCTGAGCATCTACTGCGAGCAGGACCGCGTGCTCGTGTGCGGCGTGTGCGCCTCGCTCGGCTCTCACCGCGGCCACCGCCTGCTGCCGGCCGCCGAAGCCCACGCGCGCCTCAAG ACGCAGCTCCCACAGCAGAAGATACAGCTGCAGGAGGCTTGTATGCGGAAGGAGAAGAGTGTGGCCCTGCTGGAGCATCAGCTGCTGGAAGTGGAG GAGACGGTGCGTCAGTTCAGGGGGGCAGTGGGGGAACAACTGGGCAAGATGCGTTTGTTcctggctgccctggagggctccTTGGACCGTGAAGCTGAGCGAGTGCGGGGTGAGGCGGGGGTCGCCTTGCGGCGGGAGCTGGGGAGCCTGAACTCTTACCTGGAACAGCTGCGGCAGATGGAGAAGGtgctggaggaggtggcagaCAAGCCGCAGACAGAGTTCCTCATG AAATACTGCCTGGTGACCAGCAG gctgcagAAGATCCTGGCAGAGTCACCACCACCTGCCCGTCTGGACATCCAGCTGCCCATCATCTCAgatgacttcaaattccaggtgTGGAGGAAGATGTTCCGGGCTCTGATGCCAG CGCTGCAGGAGCTGACCTTTGACCCGAGCACGGCCCACCCGAGCCTGGTGCTGTCCAATTCGGGCCGCCGCGTGGAGTGCTCGGAGCAAAAGGCGCCGCCAGCCGGAGAGGACCCCCGCCAGTTCGACAAGGCGGTGGCGGTGGTGACGCACCAGCTGCTCTCCGAGGGCGAGCACTactgggaggtggaggtgggcgACAAGCCGCGCTGGGCGCTGGGCGTGATCGGCGCCCAGGCCGGTCGCCGCGGCCGGCTGCAAGCGGTGCCCTcgcaggggctctggctgctcgGGCTGCGCGACGGCAAGATCCTGGAGGCTCACGTCGAAGCCAAGGAACCGCGCGCGCTGCGCACCCCAGAGAGGCGGCCCACGCGCATTGGCATCTACCTGAGCTTCGGCGACGGCGTCCTCTCCTTCTACGACGCCAGCGACCCCGACGCGCTGGAGCTGCTCTTCGCCTTCCATGAGCGCCTGCCGGGGCCAGTGTACCCCTTCTTCGACGTGTGCTGGCACGACAAGGGCAAAAATGCGCAGCCGCTGCTGCTCGTGGGGCCCGACGTCGGCGGCGGCTCCGGCTCGGGCTCGGAGGCTTGA
- the LOC128043606 gene encoding apoptosis-associated speck-like protein containing a CARD, with protein sequence MGCTRDAILDALENLTADEFKKFKMKLLSVPLREGYGRIPRGTLMPLDAVDLTDKLVSYYLEAYGAELTALVLRDMGMQEVAEQLQETMMSKGARNVPAEVKAPLQKIAKPGLHFVEQHRAALIARVTVVDEVLDALYGKVLTEDQYQAVRAERTSSDKMRKLFSFVPAWNMTCKDLLLQALRETQPYLVDDLEQS encoded by the exons ATGGGGTGCACACGCGATGCCATCCTGGATGCTCTAGAGAACCTGACCGCGGACGAGTTCAAAAAGTTCAAGATGAAGCTGCTTTCAGTGCCGCTGCGGGAAGGCTATGGACGCATCCCCCGGGGGACCCTGATGCCCCTGGACGCCGTGGACCTTACCGACAAGCTCGTCAGTTACTATCTGGAGGCGTACGGTGCCGAGCTCACGGCGCTCGTGCTTCGCGACATGGGCATGCAGGAGGTAGCGGAGCAGCTGCAGGAGACCATGATGAGCAAGG GCGCTAGAAACGTGCCAGCCGAGGTCAAGGCCCCTCTCCAGAAGATAGCCAAGCCAG GACTGCACTTTGTGGAACAACATCGGGCGGCTCTCATCGCACGGGTCACAGTCGTGGATGAGGTGCTGGATGCCCTGTACGGGAAGGTCCTGACAGAGGACCAGTACCAGGCAGTGCGGGCAGAGCGCACTAGTTCGGATAAGATGAGGAAGCTCTTCAGCTTCGTTCCAGCCTGGAACATGACCTGCAAGGATCTGCTCCTCCAGGCGCTGAGGGAGACCCAGCCCTACCTGGTGGACGACCTGGAGCAGAGCTGA